A genomic window from Streptomyces sp. NBC_00234 includes:
- a CDS encoding translation factor GTPase family protein produces MHTLNLGILAHVDAGKTSLTERLLHAAGVIDEIGSVDDGNTQTDSLALERQRGITIKSAVVSFVVDDVAVNLIDTPGHPDFIAEVERVLGVLDGAVLVISAVEGVQAQTRVLMRTLRRLRIPTLVFVNKTDRTGARYQAVLDSIAERLSPDVVAMTGAEGLGTRDARSPSFTEADPAFTAALADLLTRRDDELLGAYVDAPATVTYRRLRDALAVQTGQALAHPVFFGSATTGAGVPELIAGITELLPTAHGDPRGPASGTVFKIDRGPAGEKAAYVRMVSGTVRTRDVLRFRGGDGREGEGKVSAINVFDDGAEVRSASVGAGRIGTIHGLGDIRIGDTIGEAAAEPVRHHFAPPTLETVVVPGRGADRGALHLALTRLAEQDPLIDLRQDDLRQEVSVSLYGEVQKEVIQATLADDFGVDVTFRETTTICLERPVGSGAAFEIIDKDPNPFLATVGLRVDPAPIGAGVEFRREVELGSMPYSFMRAVEETVMATLHQGIHGWQVTDCVVTMTHSGYWPRQSHSHAVFDKSMSSTAGDFRNLTPLVLMSALRRAGTTVYEPMHHFRIELPADTFGPLVPVLARLRAVPGTPDMSGAVCVLEGEIPAAQVHGLQQLLPELTRGEGVLESAFAQYRPVVGPAPERPRTDHDPLHRKEYLLRTLRRVAAGA; encoded by the coding sequence GTGCACACGTTGAACCTGGGAATTCTGGCGCATGTCGACGCCGGTAAGACGAGCCTGACCGAGCGGCTGCTGCACGCCGCCGGAGTCATCGACGAAATCGGCAGCGTCGACGACGGGAACACACAGACCGATTCGCTGGCGCTGGAACGACAGCGCGGCATCACGATCAAGTCCGCGGTCGTCTCCTTCGTCGTCGACGACGTCGCGGTCAACCTGATCGACACACCGGGCCACCCGGACTTCATCGCCGAAGTGGAACGGGTCCTCGGCGTGCTCGACGGGGCCGTCCTCGTCATCTCCGCCGTGGAAGGTGTCCAGGCGCAGACCCGCGTCCTCATGCGGACACTGCGGCGGCTGCGCATCCCGACCCTGGTCTTCGTCAACAAGACCGACCGCACGGGAGCCCGGTACCAAGCCGTGCTGGACAGCATCGCCGAGCGGCTGTCCCCGGACGTCGTCGCCATGACCGGTGCCGAGGGGCTGGGCACCCGGGACGCCCGCAGCCCGTCCTTCACGGAGGCGGACCCCGCGTTCACCGCCGCACTGGCCGATCTGCTGACCCGGCGCGACGACGAACTGCTCGGTGCGTACGTGGACGCCCCGGCGACCGTCACGTACCGCAGGCTCCGCGACGCACTGGCGGTACAGACCGGGCAGGCGCTCGCGCACCCGGTGTTCTTCGGCTCCGCGACCACCGGTGCCGGCGTTCCCGAACTGATCGCCGGCATCACCGAGCTGCTGCCCACGGCACACGGGGACCCGCGGGGCCCCGCGTCCGGCACCGTGTTCAAGATCGACCGGGGTCCGGCGGGCGAGAAGGCGGCGTACGTCCGGATGGTCTCGGGCACGGTGCGCACCCGTGACGTGCTCCGGTTCCGCGGAGGCGACGGCCGCGAGGGCGAGGGCAAGGTCTCCGCGATCAACGTCTTCGACGACGGTGCCGAGGTCCGCAGCGCGTCCGTCGGCGCCGGCCGGATCGGCACGATCCACGGACTCGGCGACATCCGGATCGGCGACACGATCGGCGAGGCGGCGGCGGAGCCGGTGCGGCACCACTTCGCCCCGCCGACCCTGGAGACCGTCGTGGTCCCCGGCCGCGGGGCCGACCGTGGAGCGCTGCACCTCGCGCTGACCAGGCTCGCCGAACAGGACCCGCTGATCGATCTGCGCCAGGACGACCTCAGGCAGGAGGTGTCCGTATCGCTCTACGGCGAGGTCCAGAAGGAGGTCATCCAGGCCACGCTCGCGGACGACTTCGGTGTCGACGTCACCTTCCGCGAAACCACGACCATCTGTCTGGAACGGCCCGTCGGTTCCGGTGCGGCATTCGAGATCATCGACAAGGATCCCAATCCCTTCCTCGCCACCGTCGGCCTCCGGGTGGACCCGGCGCCGATCGGCGCAGGCGTGGAATTCCGGCGCGAGGTGGAGCTCGGCTCCATGCCGTACTCCTTCATGAGGGCGGTGGAGGAAACCGTCATGGCCACGCTGCATCAGGGAATTCACGGCTGGCAGGTCACCGACTGCGTCGTCACCATGACACATTCCGGTTACTGGCCCAGGCAGAGCCATTCCCATGCGGTGTTCGACAAGTCGATGTCGAGCACCGCCGGGGATTTCCGCAATCTGACTCCGCTGGTGCTGATGAGTGCACTGCGGCGGGCGGGCACCACGGTGTACGAGCCGATGCACCACTTCCGCATCGAGCTTCCCGCCGACACCTTCGGTCCGCTGGTGCCGGTGCTCGCCCGGCTGCGCGCCGTCCCGGGCACACCGGACATGAGCGGTGCGGTCTGCGTGCTGGAAGGGGAGATCCCGGCCGCGCAGGTGCACGGGCTCCAGCAGCTGCTGCCCGAACTGACCCGCGGCGAGGGCGTGCTGGAGTCCGCGTTCGCGCAGTACCGTCCGGTCGTCGGCCCGGCGCCGGAACGGCCGCGCACGGACCACGATCCGCTGCACCGCAAGGAGTACCTGCTGCGCACCCTGCGGCGGGTGGCAGCCGGGGCCTGA
- a CDS encoding aldose epimerase family protein, which translates to MPRPSAHRTPFGSAHGRTDVDLWTLDSGTGVRADILTYGGVLHRLTVPGTTGAGASVVRSLATLDDYTAANPYFGAVVGRYANRIAHGRFTLDGATHHIPANDRGHALHGGPEGFHTKVWEATADATDEAVALRLTLHSPDGDMGFPGALDVGVTYSLDRAGTLAADYTATTDRPTVVNLTNHAYFDLGGEGDIPGHTLAVDADSYLPVDAEGIPEGPAAEVRGTPFDLTEPQALGDLLGLGDDQLRLAGGFDHCWILRYPGPGRTGGLRRAARLTAPGAVRAMEVWTTEPGIQVYTGNQLDGAFTDGAGRRHERHGSVCLETQHLPDSPNRPDHPSTVLRPGETMRSRTEWRFPHLRGAHP; encoded by the coding sequence ATGCCCCGCCCCAGCGCGCACCGAACACCGTTCGGCTCCGCCCACGGCCGTACGGACGTCGACCTCTGGACCCTGGATTCCGGAACGGGGGTCCGGGCCGACATCCTCACGTACGGCGGAGTCCTCCACCGCCTCACGGTGCCCGGCACCACGGGGGCCGGAGCCTCGGTCGTCCGGTCCCTGGCCACGCTCGACGACTACACCGCGGCCAATCCCTACTTCGGTGCGGTCGTGGGCCGTTACGCCAATCGCATCGCGCACGGCAGGTTCACCCTGGACGGTGCCACCCACCACATCCCCGCCAACGACCGGGGTCACGCCCTGCACGGCGGCCCCGAGGGCTTCCACACGAAGGTGTGGGAGGCCACCGCGGACGCCACCGACGAGGCCGTCGCGCTCAGGCTCACCCTCCACAGCCCGGACGGCGACATGGGATTCCCGGGAGCGCTGGACGTCGGCGTGACGTACAGCCTCGACCGTGCGGGGACCCTCGCCGCCGACTACACGGCGACGACCGACCGGCCGACGGTCGTCAACCTCACCAACCACGCCTACTTCGACCTGGGCGGGGAGGGCGACATCCCCGGGCACACCCTCGCCGTCGACGCCGACAGCTACCTCCCGGTCGACGCGGAGGGCATCCCCGAGGGCCCCGCGGCCGAGGTCCGGGGCACCCCGTTCGACCTGACGGAACCACAGGCCCTCGGTGATCTGCTGGGGCTCGGGGACGACCAACTCCGGCTGGCGGGCGGCTTCGACCACTGCTGGATCCTCCGCTACCCCGGCCCCGGGCGGACCGGGGGCCTGCGCAGGGCCGCACGCCTCACCGCACCCGGTGCGGTCCGGGCCATGGAGGTGTGGACGACCGAGCCGGGCATCCAGGTCTACACCGGCAACCAGCTGGACGGAGCGTTCACCGACGGAGCGGGCCGTCGGCACGAGCGGCACGGATCGGTCTGCCTGGAGACCCAGCACCTGCCGGACTCGCCGAACCGGCCGGACCACCCCAGCACCGTGCTGCGGCCCGGAGAAACGATGCGCAGCCGCACCGAATGGCGTTTCCCGCATCTGCGCGGCGCGCACCCGTAA